The Octopus bimaculoides isolate UCB-OBI-ISO-001 chromosome 1, ASM119413v2, whole genome shotgun sequence genome contains the following window.
gcaaagtcgacctcggtggaatttttaCAGATTTAATATTCCGATCTTATAATTAGCATCAATGTTGTGTTAATATCAATGAGGATTCTGAAAAATTACATTTGAATATTAAACACAAGTCATGTGTCCAAAAGCAACTTAACAATACAAATAAGTTacttaatttaatcaacttaaccctttcTAGGAAATGAACACGTCCTGAATGATAActgataatacataaataaaaataattctcacATGATCTATTGGGGCTTGAACTAGTATCAATTAATTACCTAAGTTTCAAATGTATTGACTTTTGTGTATGCTTGGAAATAAATCGTGTAtggcaaagaaaagaagaaagaaagttgagtcctttgctttttcttttaaaagtttaatttttttgtaaagAAATCCGTAtgcaattcatttaaatatattttacggtAAAATTTATTGTTTGCCGGCTTGAACCCAAGAAAATAGGTTATAGTTTTGgtcatgttttgtttattttgatgaATATGAGGAAGGAATACTATTATACtaatgaagaaaaaaactatATGATTTGTGTTCTAAAAGTTactggaaaattttgaaaatatgccTGTTTTAAGTGTTTTTTCTGCTGTGTTACAATAGCCGTCTGTTATGATGTTGGATTACGGtgagcaaatttttaaaaaatcaagacAGGAAAACTTCTCAATTTACATATGTTTGCTTTTAATGTATGAGAATACTAATCATCATTATACTTTAAatcattttatgaaaaaaatattaaattatatattattaaaattactatatatatatatatataaagccacaCGGCTAATCACTTGAATTGTACGTGTTGGTTTATACGAAGTCTAAGTTAAAATACTTTAAATCGAAGCTGAAAATTCTAAAATCTAAAAGAATTGTAGCAAAACTGTCTTTTAAAGCATACGAAATCAAGCTGGAAGATATTTAcgaagactttttttttaattaaaaaaaaaaaagaaacaaattacagTCCTGAAGCATTCTTTCAGATCATCAGAACCCAGTGTCTCAAAACAAAGAGTAATGTTGGAAAACGGACATGTCTGGATATCTCATGTTggctataattatattttaaaacgaAAATTACAGTGGAATTTAGATATTGTCTTGCAAGCTGTAGGGTAGATATGCTACagtgaaaatattctgaaaaaatgTGGTAGTTCGCAAGGAATTTTATTGGAAACGATATTGTGACTGCACCTTAACTTATCAACAGGGCTTCTATGTAAAATCTTTTCTATTctcggtacaaggcctgaaattttaggggaggagacagtcgattagatcgaccccagtacgcaactgctacttaatttatcgacccagaaaggatgaaaggcaaagtcgacttcggcggaatttgaactcagaacgtaacggtagacgaaatattactaagcatttcgcccggcgtgctaacgtttctgccagctcgctgccttcagtGTAAAATTATGCACCAATAATACTCGACACAAGCTAAATCTAACTCAGAATATCTCACGATTCATCagaaattttaaatgtatttctaatttctttgaaatcattAGCGGATAACTATTTGATAGTTACATATACTTCAAAGAaaataagggttttttttttcactttttactgTAACTTTTGCATTAGGAGAAACAATTTTCCATTCATATCATGCATAAATGTATTGTTCAGCCCAATGGATTTCGAAGGGGGGAAAATAGGCGGTTACATTCTTGTCTTTCCTAAGAGTATTTGGTAAGTGAAATAACTACAATCAGGAATTGAACTTCAGTTACAAGAAACATTTTAGTTAGTAGACAAGTAATATACATTTTACGGTATTGTTTTTTAACACGTTACATGACGAATTAACTGATATTAGTTCAAGTCTCAATAGTTACGTGATAACTATAAAGAATTTTCGAAATTCGCAGTTATATTgcttaaagaaattaaatttacgctcttatatattttacaggCTGCTCTACTTTTACTACTTCGCAATGTAAATGTTTAtgattcacaatttttttttttttaaggtggggTAGATGCACCTGGAACACCGGTCGAACGCTAGGAAATCGATTCTTTTGTGATCCATACCTAGATGTTTGGGCGATTGGCAGCATGCCATCGGTTTGTTTATCTGGGCAAACTTGGAGCAAATCAATGCTGTTTCAGAATAAACTATAACtgagttttatattttctacctTCAAGTTAAACGTCTTCGAAGAattttgctagtttttttttctttttacttctctcCAGATCAATCCTAGTCGAATAAACCTTGGGATCAATGGTATTCCAGTCTTTTTAATAGTCGAATTATATAAGCTaatgttttcttatttaaaacaataaactGTGCTATATTGAAATTTAGACAATGCTTTGCtatatttattctggctctttgcTTTCTAAGTTCCTACTTCACCGGGGTCATCTTTACTCTTATTCTTTCGACAAAGATGAAATAGGAGTACAATACTGCTGTTTAATCGTGTATGTCCTCCAAATTTGTGGTTGTTAGTATACTTAAatcagaagaataaagaaaagcgTTTGAATGatttgtaattttgaaaaattgatttttaaacattttactatttttcagATGAGTGTAAGTTTTTTTACCAACAATTGATTATGGCTGATGATCGACAAGTTCTCTTTGATTACTACACTAAAAAATTAGAACATATTGGAACTGATTCTAATTCCTGTGATATGTTGAATATAATGCCGAACAGTTATGGTTTTAACTCTTTTCCGCCAGGAATTAATCCGAGTTTTCCAAATGAGCCAGTTCTCAGTAACAAGTTCGCTATGTTTTTCGTAGACACCATCCCTTTAATTACTGGCTACCCGTCTGTTCAAAACACTCAGACATCCAGTCAAGTTCATATTTTTAATGAGCAATCTGGAGATTTGGAGGTTAAGGATTCTGTGCCTCTTATGAAAGAATCCCATTTGAATGAATTATGTCCAACAAGTTCTTCAGTGATATTTTCTCATAATGATTCAAAACCAAGTGGATGGGATTTTAATTCTATGAGGAATAATGAGATTCCTTCTGAATTCAGATATACTAGTAGTCTAAACAAAAAAGGTATTCCATTGCAGGCCGAGCGATTATTTATTTGTGATGATCGTAACATAGTATCTTATAATTCGAATATTTATTCTCACGATAAAGAATTAACCAGCGAAACAAACTTTGAAAATATCTTGCATGAACCAAATTCTCTGCCACTAAACTTGTCCAAATCAAAGAGAGTTAATGATAATTCGACAGAAATAGGCGAAACTTGTGGTTCTACGAATTCAATACCCATGACAGATATTCCAAATagcattttaaaaaaagaatttaatgagAGTGATTCATTTAATCTGTATAATCCACAGATGCCAAACAGTAGTATTGCATATATTTTTCCGTTTGATCCAAACACTTTTGACAGAATGAATAAACCTCTCGGTTCTTTGGAAGTAGATATGAAACTATCTGTTGCAAGCAATGGAACAAATTTGATTTCCCAAGACGAGGTGAGATCATTTCAACACGCACAATTTCTTAATCAACCTGATGAGAATATCGATGAAGAATCTTTAAATATTGAAAGTCAGTCAAAACGTGACAAGGATAAATCTTACAACACTTGGGAAAAAAGAAATTCTCTGAAAGAGACGAAGCAATGTTTTCATACAGACTTCAGATATAACAGAATACCGGAATTAAATGGAAAAGCACACTCTGAGAGCGGATGTGATTTTGAATCGATATcaccaaaacgaaatatatgtcCGTCACACTATCTGGCAAAATCAAAAGCCGTTAAAGTTACGCAATTATTTAAAGAGAACCCTGTAAATAACATCTGCTCTTGTGGTGTTCAGCAAGTGAAAAGTACTCTACCCGATTTATGGACTAAAAAGGCAAAACCAGTTTCAAAGAAACTAGTGGAGAAAAATTACAAGGCCTTGCAAAAATCGACAACAGCagataaaaaaatggttgcacaaggaaaaaacaagaaatcaaaaTCCAACTACAGGAAAATTTTAAGTGACATCCCCAAACAAAATAATCGTTTTTCTTGTCCAAGCAAATTACTTGCCGAAAACGTACACGGTGTGCAAAGGAATAAAGCAAAAAGGAAGAAACCTGTAAACCGTAGGAATAATTTAAATGCGTTAGAACATAGAAATTTACACGGTACGTCAAGAACTCGAATTTTATCAAAAGATCAAAGTCTCTCTGATAAAAATATTCCGACAGATGAAGTGTTTGATAAcgtaaaacataaaaagataaaaaatctgAATGAGAAATTATTGAACGTTCGTAATATTTCTCGACACAAAATATGCCAAGGTACTTTTTCAGCTTCCAAGACAGACACTagcaaaacatataaaaattCTGCAGAATGCATACGTCATCGAACAACGAATTCCAAAGAGGCAGCGAAAATGCTGGAAACGGTTTCAACAAAACCTtgcaaaaagaaactgaatacCTATCACAAAACTTGCAGCATTGATTGccaaatgaatgagaaaaataatgcaaataatcatacatataattatattcactATAAGTCTGATGGTTCTATTGATTTCCTTAAAGGTTATACAGAGTGCTTTAACTGCAAGCATCATATCAGAAATTCAAATCCTTATGCAGCTACATCAATATCATCAGACAAttgttttataaaaaattatacattGCCAAACCATTCGTTTAATATATCAAACAATATTGATAGCGACGGTTTTGAAATATTACAAGCAAATGATGATTCTGAATTGACTAATATAATACAGTCATCTTTGATATATGACGGAAATGATAATTTCGACCTTGTCAGTAATAACAATCGTTATTATGAACCGGTTTGTGTTATGAACGATAGTTCAACATTTAACTCTAATAAAGAGGTTAATGATTGCTTTACAATCTCTGCCCCTACAATTGAAACATCAGGTATCGAGAATGAAAGCGATTTCGTAATAACAGACGTCTTCTCTTTGTCAGGTTTTTGGAATTCCATTTCCAGTGAAGTTCCATACATAGAAAACAACTGTTGGGAGCTGGGTTGTTagatgtgaagaaaaaaatatatagtgaggCTTTATGAACATAAGTATCAAATCTAGGAAGAGTGGATCTGTCAGTTCATAATTTCCCGCTTAAATACATTTACGAGCAATTTGGTTTCCAATTGAATTTtgctttgttgttatttaaccctggATCAGCCCTGGTCAAGTAGACATCTTATCAAAAACATATTTGTTGAGACCATTCCGTCTGTCTTGAAATGTAGAGCTACATCGTCCAATGGGTTTTTGTTTAAGACTGTATAGTGAGGTTTGAAGGATATTATGCTGCTATTTTCTAATTTCAGGCTCGTCTATAATGATGATAGAtgaatggaaattaaaaaaaaaaaaaaaaaaaaaaaaaaggaaagaaaagatattCTACCTTAAATTTGGCGGAAAAAAAGCAAAGCTAGGTTCTCGCCAAAATGTGTGTCTGACTTAGTTTCAGTTTCCAAGTGTAGCGATTGTGAAACCGCATTCAAAAACGCTGTTGGCTTAATCGCACACTATTTAGTTAGTAGACAAGTAATATACATTTTACGGTATTGTGTTTTTAAACTTGGTGTTTTCAGTCTAATCTAATGTTTATAAACGAGAC
Protein-coding sequences here:
- the LOC106880642 gene encoding uncharacterized protein LOC106880642 isoform X1 — encoded protein: MMLDYDECKFFYQQLIMADDRQVLFDYYTKKLEHIGTDSNSCDMLNIMPNSYGFNSFPPGINPSFPNEPVLSNKFAMFFVDTIPLITGYPSVQNTQTSSQVHIFNEQSGDLEVKDSVPLMKESHLNELCPTSSSVIFSHNDSKPSGWDFNSMRNNEIPSEFRYTSSLNKKGIPLQAERLFICDDRNIVSYNSNIYSHDKELTSETNFENILHEPNSLPLNLSKSKRVNDNSTEIGETCGSTNSIPMTDIPNSILKKEFNESDSFNLYNPQMPNSSIAYIFPFDPNTFDRMNKPLGSLEVDMKLSVASNGTNLISQDEVRSFQHAQFLNQPDENIDEESLNIESQSKRDKDKSYNTWEKRNSLKETKQCFHTDFRYNRIPELNGKAHSESGCDFESISPKRNICPSHYLAKSKAVKVTQLFKENPVNNICSCGVQQVKSTLPDLWTKKAKPVSKKLVEKNYKALQKSTTADKKMVAQGKNKKSKSNYRKILSDIPKQNNRFSCPSKLLAENVHGVQRNKAKRKKPVNRRNNLNALEHRNLHGTSRTRILSKDQSLSDKNIPTDEVFDNVKHKKIKNLNEKLLNVRNISRHKICQGTFSASKTDTSKTYKNSAECIRHRTTNSKEAAKMLETVSTKPCKKKLNTYHKTCSIDCQMNEKNNANNHTYNYIHYKSDGSIDFLKGYTECFNCKHHIRNSNPYAATSISSDNCFIKNYTLPNHSFNISNNIDSDGFEILQANDDSELTNIIQSSLIYDGNDNFDLVSNNNRYYEPVCVMNDSSTFNSNKEVNDCFTISAPTIETSGIENESDFVITDVFSLSGFWNSISSEVPYIENNCWELGC
- the LOC106880642 gene encoding uncharacterized protein LOC106880642 isoform X2, translated to MADDRQVLFDYYTKKLEHIGTDSNSCDMLNIMPNSYGFNSFPPGINPSFPNEPVLSNKFAMFFVDTIPLITGYPSVQNTQTSSQVHIFNEQSGDLEVKDSVPLMKESHLNELCPTSSSVIFSHNDSKPSGWDFNSMRNNEIPSEFRYTSSLNKKGIPLQAERLFICDDRNIVSYNSNIYSHDKELTSETNFENILHEPNSLPLNLSKSKRVNDNSTEIGETCGSTNSIPMTDIPNSILKKEFNESDSFNLYNPQMPNSSIAYIFPFDPNTFDRMNKPLGSLEVDMKLSVASNGTNLISQDEVRSFQHAQFLNQPDENIDEESLNIESQSKRDKDKSYNTWEKRNSLKETKQCFHTDFRYNRIPELNGKAHSESGCDFESISPKRNICPSHYLAKSKAVKVTQLFKENPVNNICSCGVQQVKSTLPDLWTKKAKPVSKKLVEKNYKALQKSTTADKKMVAQGKNKKSKSNYRKILSDIPKQNNRFSCPSKLLAENVHGVQRNKAKRKKPVNRRNNLNALEHRNLHGTSRTRILSKDQSLSDKNIPTDEVFDNVKHKKIKNLNEKLLNVRNISRHKICQGTFSASKTDTSKTYKNSAECIRHRTTNSKEAAKMLETVSTKPCKKKLNTYHKTCSIDCQMNEKNNANNHTYNYIHYKSDGSIDFLKGYTECFNCKHHIRNSNPYAATSISSDNCFIKNYTLPNHSFNISNNIDSDGFEILQANDDSELTNIIQSSLIYDGNDNFDLVSNNNRYYEPVCVMNDSSTFNSNKEVNDCFTISAPTIETSGIENESDFVITDVFSLSGFWNSISSEVPYIENNCWELGC